A portion of the Streptomyces coeruleoprunus genome contains these proteins:
- the ahcY gene encoding adenosylhomocysteinase — MTTVENRQDFKVADLSLAEFGRKEITLAEHEMPGLMAIRKEYAEAQPLAGARITGSLHMTVQTAVLIETLVALGARVRWASCNIFSTQDHAAAAIAVGPDGTPDNPQGVPVFAWKGETLEEYWWCTEQALTWPDSPTGGPNMILDDGGDATLLVHKGVEFEKAGEAPDPSTADSEEYGHILRLLNRTLAENPQKWTRLASEIRGVTEETTTGVHRLYEMHRDGTLLFPAINVNDAVTKSKFDNKYGCRHSLVDGINRATDVLIGGKVAVVCGYGDVGKGCAESLRGQGARVIVTEIDPICALQAAMDGYQVTTLDEVVDTADIFITTTGNRDIIMASDMAKMKHQAIVGNIGHFDNEIDMAGLANIPGIVKDEVKPQVHTWTFQDGKKIIVLSEGRLLNLGNATGHPSFVMSNSFADQTLAQIELFTKPEQYPTDVYVLPKHLDEKVARLHLDALGVKLTTLRPEQATYIGVDVEGPYKPDHYRY; from the coding sequence ATGACGACTGTCGAGAACCGACAGGACTTCAAGGTCGCGGACCTCTCCCTCGCCGAATTCGGCCGCAAGGAGATCACCCTCGCCGAGCACGAGATGCCCGGCCTGATGGCGATCCGCAAGGAGTACGCCGAGGCCCAGCCCCTCGCCGGCGCCCGCATCACCGGCTCCCTTCACATGACCGTCCAGACGGCCGTCCTGATCGAGACCCTCGTCGCCCTCGGCGCCCGCGTCCGCTGGGCGTCCTGCAACATCTTCTCGACCCAGGACCACGCCGCCGCCGCCATCGCGGTCGGCCCCGACGGCACCCCGGACAACCCGCAGGGCGTCCCGGTCTTCGCCTGGAAGGGCGAGACCCTGGAGGAGTACTGGTGGTGCACCGAGCAGGCGCTGACCTGGCCGGACAGCCCCACCGGCGGCCCCAACATGATCCTCGACGACGGTGGTGACGCCACCCTCCTCGTCCACAAGGGCGTCGAGTTCGAGAAGGCCGGCGAGGCCCCGGACCCGTCCACCGCGGACAGCGAGGAGTACGGCCACATCCTGCGCCTCCTCAACCGCACCCTCGCCGAGAACCCCCAGAAGTGGACCCGCCTCGCCTCGGAGATCCGCGGCGTGACGGAGGAGACCACCACCGGTGTCCACCGCCTGTACGAGATGCACCGTGACGGCACCCTGCTGTTCCCGGCCATCAACGTCAATGACGCGGTCACCAAGTCGAAGTTCGACAACAAGTACGGCTGCCGGCACTCCCTCGTCGACGGCATCAACCGCGCCACCGACGTCCTGATCGGCGGCAAGGTCGCGGTCGTCTGCGGCTACGGCGACGTCGGCAAGGGCTGCGCCGAGTCCCTGCGCGGCCAGGGCGCCCGCGTGATCGTCACCGAGATCGACCCCATCTGCGCCCTCCAGGCGGCGATGGACGGCTACCAGGTCACGACCCTCGACGAGGTCGTCGACACGGCCGACATCTTCATCACCACCACGGGCAACCGGGACATCATCATGGCCTCGGACATGGCCAAGATGAAGCACCAGGCGATCGTCGGCAACATCGGCCACTTCGACAACGAGATCGACATGGCCGGCCTCGCGAACATCCCGGGCATCGTCAAGGACGAGGTCAAGCCGCAGGTCCACACCTGGACCTTCCAGGACGGCAAGAAGATCATCGTGCTGTCCGAGGGCCGCCTCCTCAACCTGGGCAACGCCACCGGCCACCCGTCCTTCGTGATGTCCAACTCCTTCGCGGACCAGACTCTGGCCCAGATCGAGCTGTTCACGAAGCCCGAGCAGTACCCGACCGACGTCTACGTGCTGCCCAAGCACCTCGACGAGAAGGTCGCCCGCCTCCACCTGGACGCGCTCGGCGTCAAGCTCACGACGCTGCGCCCCGAGCAGGCCACCTACATCGGCGTGGACGTCGAAGGCCCGTACAAGCCGGACCACTACCGCTACTGA
- a CDS encoding cation diffusion facilitator family transporter — protein MSASGGTKAIVAALVANLAIAASKFVAFVFSGSSSMLAEGVHSLADSGNQGLLLLGGKKAQREATPQHPFGYGRERYIYAFLVSIVLFSVGGMFALYEGYEKIKHPHEIEAWYWPVGVLVFAIIAESFSFRTAIKESNELRGSRSWKEFVRHAKAPELPVVLLEDLGALVGLILALAGVSLAIITGDGVWDGIGTLCIGALLILIAIVLAAETKSLLLGEAAGLDEVKKIEDALVDDETVTGIIHMRTLHLGPEELLVAAKVAVRHDNTAAQVAAAIDAAEERIRAAVPIARVIYLEPDILRETV, from the coding sequence ATGAGCGCGTCAGGCGGAACCAAGGCGATCGTCGCGGCCCTCGTCGCGAACCTCGCGATCGCGGCGAGCAAGTTCGTGGCGTTCGTCTTCAGCGGCTCGTCCTCGATGCTCGCCGAAGGAGTGCACTCGCTCGCCGACTCCGGCAACCAGGGCCTGCTCCTGCTGGGCGGCAAGAAGGCCCAGCGCGAAGCCACCCCCCAGCACCCCTTCGGATACGGCCGCGAGCGCTACATCTACGCGTTCCTCGTCTCCATCGTCCTGTTCTCGGTCGGCGGCATGTTCGCCCTCTACGAGGGCTACGAGAAGATCAAGCACCCGCACGAGATCGAGGCCTGGTACTGGCCCGTCGGCGTCCTCGTCTTCGCGATCATCGCCGAGAGCTTCTCCTTCCGCACCGCCATCAAGGAATCCAACGAACTGCGCGGCAGCCGCTCCTGGAAGGAGTTCGTGCGCCACGCCAAGGCGCCGGAGCTGCCCGTCGTCCTGCTGGAGGACCTCGGCGCCCTCGTCGGCCTGATCCTCGCCCTCGCCGGCGTCAGCCTCGCCATCATCACCGGCGACGGCGTCTGGGACGGCATCGGCACCCTCTGCATCGGCGCCCTGCTCATCCTCATCGCCATCGTGCTGGCCGCCGAGACCAAGTCCCTCCTCCTCGGCGAGGCCGCCGGCCTCGACGAGGTCAAGAAGATCGAGGACGCCCTCGTCGACGACGAGACCGTCACCGGCATCATCCACATGCGCACGCTCCACCTCGGCCCGGAGGAGCTGCTGGTCGCCGCCAAGGTCGCCGTCCGGCACGACAACACCGCCGCCCAGGTCGCCGCCGCCATCGACGCCGCCGAGGAACGCATCCGCGCCGCCGTCCCCATCGCCCGCGTCATCTACCTGGAGCCGGACATCCTCCGCGAGACCGTCTGA
- a CDS encoding MoxR family ATPase, with protein sequence MSAPTPETADNSDSARASLEALRTEIAKAVVGQDPAVTGLVVALLCRGHVLLEGVPGVAKTLLVRALAASLELDTKRVQFTPDLMPSDVTGSLVYDARTAEFSFQPGPVFTNLLLADEINRTPPKTQSSLLEAMEERQVTVDGTPRPLPEPFLVAATQNPVEYEGTYPLPEAQLDRFLLKLTVPLPSRQDEINVLTRHAEGFNPRDLKAAGVRPVAGPADLEAARRAVAGTSVSEEIAGYVVDICRATRESPSLTLGVSPRGATALLSTARAWAWLTGRDYVIPDDVKALALPTLRHRIQLRPEAEMEGVTADAVINSILAHVPAPSLRQ encoded by the coding sequence ATGAGTGCCCCGACCCCCGAGACCGCCGACAACTCGGACAGCGCCCGCGCCTCCCTGGAAGCCCTGCGCACCGAGATCGCGAAGGCCGTGGTCGGGCAGGACCCCGCTGTCACCGGGCTCGTCGTCGCCCTGCTCTGCCGAGGCCACGTCCTGCTGGAGGGCGTCCCCGGTGTCGCCAAGACACTGCTCGTCCGCGCACTTGCCGCATCCCTCGAACTGGACACCAAGCGCGTCCAGTTCACCCCTGACCTGATGCCGAGCGATGTGACGGGCTCCCTCGTCTACGACGCCCGGACCGCCGAGTTCTCCTTCCAGCCGGGTCCCGTCTTCACCAACCTGCTGCTCGCGGACGAGATCAACCGCACCCCGCCGAAGACCCAGTCCTCCCTCCTGGAGGCCATGGAGGAACGCCAGGTCACGGTCGACGGCACGCCCCGCCCGCTGCCCGAGCCGTTCCTCGTGGCCGCGACCCAGAACCCGGTCGAGTACGAGGGCACCTATCCGCTGCCCGAGGCCCAACTCGACCGGTTCTTGCTCAAACTGACGGTCCCTCTGCCGTCCCGCCAGGACGAGATCAACGTGCTGACCCGCCATGCGGAAGGCTTCAACCCCCGCGACCTGAAGGCCGCCGGCGTACGCCCCGTCGCCGGCCCCGCGGACCTCGAGGCCGCCCGCCGCGCCGTCGCCGGTACGTCGGTCTCCGAAGAGATCGCCGGCTATGTGGTCGATATCTGCCGTGCCACTCGTGAATCCCCCTCGCTCACCCTCGGCGTCTCCCCGCGAGGCGCCACCGCGCTGCTCTCCACCGCACGCGCCTGGGCCTGGCTCACCGGCCGCGACTACGTCATCCCCGACGACGTGAAAGCCCTGGCCCTGCCCACTCTTCGTCACCGCATCCAGCTGCGCCCCGAGGCCGAGATGGAAGGTGTGACGGCCGACGCCGTCATCAACTCGATCCTGGCCCACGTCCCCGCGCCCTCACTGAGGCAGTGA
- a CDS encoding SIS domain-containing protein, translated as MLDESLLDAPDDLARADRRGLLRGAAEAGARVRTAARHAAEAGITALNPEGRPRALLVAGPGTAATGVADLVAALAGASAPVVRLHPSGVAPAAGALRWALPGWAGPLDLLLLPTTDGTEPGLAQLAEQAYRRGVTVVAVAPQRTPVAEAVGGAHGLVVPLATPPHEMYEETQAASPGALWALFTPLLALLDRVGLVAAPADQLEKVADRLDRIAERCGPAIATYSNPAKTLAAELADTLPLIWTEGTAAAPVGRRFAAVLAELAGLPALAAQLPEALPCHGLLLAGDFAAGADPEDFFRDRVEEQQAVHARVVLLRDRPSDAGGLTSAPAARELALSHDTAISELEPEEGSLLEALAELLAVTDFAAGYLALASGPR; from the coding sequence ATGCTCGACGAGTCGCTGCTCGACGCCCCGGACGACCTGGCACGCGCGGACCGCCGCGGTCTCCTCCGCGGCGCCGCCGAAGCCGGCGCCCGGGTCCGCACCGCCGCCCGGCACGCCGCCGAGGCCGGGATCACCGCGCTGAACCCCGAGGGCCGCCCCCGCGCCCTCCTCGTGGCCGGCCCCGGAACGGCCGCCACCGGCGTCGCCGACCTGGTCGCCGCACTCGCGGGCGCCTCCGCCCCGGTCGTACGGCTCCACCCCTCCGGCGTGGCGCCCGCCGCGGGCGCCCTGCGCTGGGCGCTCCCCGGCTGGGCCGGCCCCCTGGACCTGCTGCTGCTCCCCACGACGGACGGCACCGAACCCGGCCTCGCCCAGCTCGCCGAGCAGGCGTACCGCCGCGGGGTCACCGTCGTCGCCGTCGCCCCCCAGCGCACCCCGGTCGCCGAGGCCGTCGGTGGTGCGCACGGCCTCGTCGTCCCGCTGGCGACCCCGCCGCACGAGATGTACGAGGAGACGCAGGCGGCCAGCCCCGGCGCGCTGTGGGCGCTGTTCACCCCGCTGCTCGCCCTCCTCGACCGCGTCGGCCTGGTCGCGGCACCGGCCGACCAGCTGGAGAAGGTCGCCGACCGCCTCGACCGGATCGCCGAGCGCTGCGGCCCGGCCATCGCCACGTACAGCAACCCCGCCAAGACCCTGGCCGCCGAGCTGGCCGACACCCTGCCCCTCATCTGGACCGAGGGCACCGCCGCCGCCCCGGTCGGCCGCCGCTTCGCCGCCGTCCTCGCCGAACTGGCCGGGCTCCCCGCCCTGGCCGCCCAGCTCCCCGAGGCGCTGCCCTGCCACGGACTGCTTCTGGCGGGCGACTTCGCGGCCGGCGCGGACCCCGAGGACTTCTTCCGCGACCGCGTCGAGGAGCAGCAGGCCGTACACGCGCGCGTGGTGCTGCTGCGCGACCGGCCCTCGGACGCCGGCGGCCTCACCTCCGCCCCCGCCGCCCGCGAACTGGCCCTCAGCCACGACACGGCCATCAGCGAACTCGAACCGGAGGAGGGCAGCCTGCTGGAAGCCCTGGCGGAACTGCTCGCCGTCACCGACTTCGCCGCCGGCTACCTCGCCCTGGCCTCGGGCCCCCGATAA
- a CDS encoding stage II sporulation protein M: MDLDVYVTAHRAEWDRLDHLLRRGRRLTGAEADELVALYQRTATHLSVIQSSAPDPLLTARLTQLVARARATVTGTRRASWRDVAKFLTAGFPAAVYRSRHWWIPTAVLSTLLAAVIGWWIGTHPEVQAAIAAPDELRELTRPGGEYETYYSSHPAASFAAQVWTNNAQAAAMCLVLGAFFCVPVLWILFLNMLNLGVGIGLMSSAGRLDTFLGLVLPHGLLELTAVFVAAGTGLRLGWTLIDPGPMPRRTALAQQGRAAIGMAIGLALVLFVSGVIEGFVTPSGLPTWARIAIGVAAEAAFLLYVYVLGGRAARAGEAGDVDAADRSAELPTAA; encoded by the coding sequence ATGGACCTCGACGTCTACGTCACCGCCCACCGCGCCGAGTGGGACCGCCTGGACCACCTCCTGCGCCGCGGCCGCCGGCTCACCGGAGCCGAGGCGGACGAACTCGTCGCCCTCTACCAGCGCACGGCGACGCACCTGTCCGTGATCCAGTCGAGTGCCCCGGACCCCCTGCTGACGGCCCGGCTCACCCAGCTCGTGGCCCGCGCCCGCGCCACCGTGACAGGAACACGGCGCGCCTCCTGGCGGGACGTCGCGAAGTTTCTGACCGCCGGCTTCCCGGCCGCGGTCTACCGCTCCCGCCACTGGTGGATCCCCACGGCAGTGCTGTCGACCCTCCTCGCCGCCGTCATCGGCTGGTGGATCGGCACCCACCCCGAGGTCCAGGCCGCCATCGCCGCCCCCGACGAACTGCGGGAGCTGACCCGCCCCGGCGGCGAGTACGAGACGTACTACTCCAGTCACCCCGCGGCATCCTTCGCCGCCCAGGTCTGGACGAACAATGCCCAGGCGGCCGCCATGTGCCTCGTACTGGGCGCCTTCTTCTGCGTTCCCGTCCTGTGGATCCTCTTCCTCAACATGCTGAACCTCGGCGTGGGCATCGGCCTCATGTCGTCGGCCGGCCGCCTCGACACCTTCCTCGGCCTGGTGCTCCCGCACGGCCTGCTGGAGCTCACCGCCGTCTTCGTCGCCGCGGGCACGGGCCTGCGCCTGGGCTGGACGCTCATCGACCCGGGCCCCATGCCGCGCCGCACCGCCCTGGCCCAGCAGGGCCGAGCGGCGATCGGCATGGCCATCGGACTGGCCCTGGTCCTCTTCGTGTCCGGTGTGATCGAGGGCTTCGTGACCCCGTCCGGCCTCCCGACCTGGGCCCGCATCGCCATCGGCGTCGCCGCCGAGGCGGCGTTCCTCTTGTACGTGTACGTACTGGGCGGCCGTGCGGCCCGGGCGGGCGAGGCCGGTGACGTGGACGCCGCCGACCGCAGCGCCGAGCTGCCGACGGCCGCCTGA
- a CDS encoding DUF58 domain-containing protein, translating into MALTGRTALLAAIGSLPVGILAPSWTGMLAINAPLSLAILCDYALAAPVRTLQFARSGDTTVRLGDSAQVQLTVTNRSRRRLRAQIRDAWPPSSWPSGAEQGASRHKIDVPAGERRRVTTVLRPTRRGDRPAERITVRSFGPLGLAARQGSHRVPWTVRVLPPFTSRKHLPSRLARLRELDGRTSVLTRGQGTEFDSLREYVPGDDTRSIDWRATARHSSVAVRTWRPERDRHILIVLDTGRTSAGRVGDVPRLDAALDAALLLTALATRAGDRVDLLAYDRRIRARVQGRAAGDVLPAMVNALATLEPELVETDARGLSAAALAGAPRRSLIVLLSGLEAAPIEEGLLPVLPQLTQRHTVLLASVADPHAEQMTKARGSAQAVYEAAAGTQAQAQRRQVSEQLQRHGVTVVDAIPEELAPALADAYLALKAAGRL; encoded by the coding sequence ATGGCCCTCACCGGACGAACCGCGCTCCTGGCCGCGATCGGCTCGCTGCCCGTCGGCATCCTCGCTCCCAGCTGGACGGGGATGCTCGCGATCAACGCACCCCTGTCACTCGCTATTCTGTGCGACTACGCTCTCGCGGCGCCAGTGCGAACCCTCCAGTTCGCCCGAAGTGGTGACACGACTGTTCGACTCGGTGACAGCGCACAGGTCCAGCTCACGGTGACGAACCGATCCCGCCGCCGCCTGCGCGCCCAGATCCGCGACGCCTGGCCGCCGAGCAGCTGGCCGTCCGGCGCGGAACAGGGAGCCTCCCGGCACAAGATCGACGTACCGGCGGGCGAACGCCGCCGGGTCACCACGGTCCTCCGCCCGACCCGCCGCGGGGACCGGCCGGCGGAACGCATCACGGTCCGCTCCTTCGGCCCGCTCGGCCTCGCGGCCCGCCAAGGCAGCCACCGGGTCCCCTGGACCGTCCGGGTGCTGCCGCCCTTCACCAGCCGCAAGCACCTGCCGTCGAGGCTGGCCCGCCTGCGCGAACTGGACGGCCGCACCAGCGTCCTCACCCGCGGCCAGGGCACGGAGTTCGACAGCCTCCGCGAGTACGTCCCCGGTGACGACACCCGGTCCATCGACTGGCGCGCAACCGCTCGCCACTCCTCCGTGGCCGTCCGAACATGGCGCCCGGAGCGCGACCGCCACATCCTGATCGTCCTGGACACCGGCCGCACCTCTGCGGGCCGCGTGGGCGACGTTCCGCGCCTCGACGCGGCCCTGGACGCCGCGCTGCTGCTCACCGCACTCGCCACGCGCGCGGGAGACCGAGTGGATCTGTTGGCCTACGACCGGCGTATTCGAGCTCGCGTCCAGGGCCGAGCCGCCGGAGACGTCCTGCCCGCGATGGTCAATGCCCTCGCCACACTCGAACCGGAGCTCGTCGAAACGGACGCTCGCGGTCTGAGCGCGGCCGCTCTGGCCGGCGCGCCACGCCGTTCGCTGATCGTCCTGCTCAGTGGACTGGAGGCCGCGCCCATCGAGGAGGGGCTGCTGCCGGTCCTGCCCCAGCTCACGCAGCGGCACACGGTGCTCCTGGCTTCCGTCGCGGACCCGCACGCGGAGCAGATGACCAAGGCACGTGGCAGCGCCCAGGCGGTGTACGAGGCGGCTGCCGGCACGCAGGCCCAGGCCCAGCGCCGCCAGGTGTCGGAACAGCTTCAGCGCCATGGCGTCACGGTTGTCGACGCAATCCCCGAAGAACTGGCGCCAGCCCTCGCCGACGCCTATCTCGCTCTGAAGGCCGCAGGCCGCCTCTGA
- a CDS encoding Trm112 family protein, with product MPLEAGLLDILACPACHAPLNDRTADETPELVCTGEGCGLAYPVRDGIPVLLVDEARRPA from the coding sequence ATGCCGCTCGAAGCCGGCCTCCTGGACATCCTCGCCTGCCCCGCCTGCCACGCCCCGCTGAACGACCGCACCGCGGACGAGACGCCGGAGCTGGTCTGCACGGGCGAGGGCTGCGGCCTGGCCTACCCGGTACGCGACGGCATCCCGGTCCTCCTCGTCGACGAGGCCCGCCGCCCGGCCTGA
- a CDS encoding DUF4350 domain-containing protein: MTATATATSLSRDPRQIWRRARGILLALALLVIAGIAMALVRTGDQHGRLDPRSVDPNGSRAVAQLLQDRGVSVRVVTTLDEATTASGPDSTLLVTAPNMLTGHQQAVLRATMERQGSRTVLLAPGPPSTDILAPGVTTDSPASVRALAPQCSLPEARRAGTVDLGGERYRTLAATTSQACYPSDGLPTLLRLKSGADSDVTLLGSADILFNQRLAQQGNASLALQLLGSRNHLVWYLPSLTDPSATEGEDSGEGIESEEDFFGLIPSGWLWATLQLAVAALLAAIWRARRLGPLVTERLPVAIRASEATEGRSRLYHRSNARDRAATVLRSATRTRLAPLVGIPATEAHSPESLLPAVSARLTDGDGTRLRDLLFGPAPADDAALILLADQLDALEREVRTS, translated from the coding sequence GTGACCGCGACCGCCACCGCCACCTCGCTGTCGCGGGACCCCCGCCAGATCTGGAGGCGCGCACGAGGCATCCTGCTGGCCCTGGCGCTCCTCGTCATCGCGGGCATCGCCATGGCCCTGGTGCGCACCGGCGACCAGCACGGCCGCCTCGACCCCCGCTCCGTCGACCCGAACGGCAGCCGCGCCGTCGCCCAGCTCCTCCAGGACCGTGGCGTCTCCGTCCGCGTCGTCACGACCCTCGACGAGGCCACCACCGCATCGGGCCCCGACTCCACGCTCCTGGTGACGGCCCCCAATATGCTGACCGGCCATCAGCAGGCAGTGCTGCGCGCCACCATGGAGCGACAGGGCAGCCGGACCGTGCTCCTCGCGCCGGGCCCGCCCAGCACCGACATCCTGGCGCCGGGGGTGACCACGGACTCCCCCGCCTCGGTCAGGGCACTCGCCCCCCAGTGTTCCCTGCCGGAAGCCCGCCGGGCCGGAACGGTCGACCTGGGCGGCGAGCGGTACCGAACCCTCGCCGCCACGACGTCCCAGGCCTGCTACCCGAGCGACGGCCTGCCCACCCTGCTGAGGCTGAAGAGCGGCGCCGACAGCGACGTCACGCTCCTCGGCTCCGCCGACATCCTCTTCAACCAGCGCCTCGCCCAGCAGGGCAACGCCTCTCTCGCACTTCAACTCCTCGGTTCCCGAAACCATCTGGTCTGGTACCTCCCTTCCCTCACTGATCCGTCCGCGACCGAAGGCGAAGACAGCGGCGAGGGCATCGAGAGCGAAGAGGACTTCTTCGGCCTCATCCCCTCGGGCTGGCTCTGGGCCACCCTCCAACTCGCCGTCGCCGCCCTGCTCGCCGCCATCTGGCGAGCCCGCCGCCTCGGCCCCCTGGTGACGGAACGCCTGCCCGTCGCCATCCGCGCCTCCGAGGCAACAGAGGGCCGCTCCCGCCTGTACCACCGCTCCAACGCCCGTGACCGCGCCGCGACCGTTCTCCGTTCGGCGACTCGCACCCGGCTCGCCCCTCTCGTGGGCATCCCGGCCACGGAAGCCCACTCACCCGAGTCCCTGCTCCCCGCCGTATCGGCCCGGCTGACCGACGGCGACGGCACACGACTCAGGGACCTCTTGTTCGGCCCGGCACCCGCCGATGACGCCGCGCTCATCCTCCTGGCAGATCAACTCGACGCCCTCGAAAGAGAGGTACGCACCTCATGA
- the manA gene encoding mannose-6-phosphate isomerase, class I has protein sequence MDRLSNTVRPYAWGSTTALPELLGTAPTGEPQAELWMGAHPGAPSRVTRPSDGGERELPLSDVIAADPEKELGAASVAKFGPHLPFLFKIIAAGSPLSLQVHPDLAQAQAGYAAEEQAGIPVDAPHRNYKDANHKPELVCALTPFEGLCGFRNPVETADLLAACDVDSLKPYVDLLHAHPEDAALREVLTAVLTADPDDMAATVAATAAACARLGGAHAPYAGLAHHFPGDPGVIAAMLLNHIVLQPGEALFLGAGVPHAYIGGLGVEIMANSDNVLRCGLTPKHVDVPELLRVVRFDAGEPRVLRPEASPAGEEVYETPIDEFRLSRYVRPEGATPVDLTTPTPQILLATAGTPHVDGTALAPGRSVFVPAGEKAELSGMGTLFRATVVA, from the coding sequence ATGGACCGCCTCTCCAACACCGTCCGCCCCTACGCCTGGGGCTCCACGACGGCCCTCCCGGAACTGCTCGGCACCGCCCCCACCGGCGAGCCCCAGGCCGAGCTGTGGATGGGCGCCCACCCCGGCGCACCCTCGCGCGTCACCCGCCCGAGCGACGGCGGCGAGCGGGAACTGCCCCTCTCCGACGTCATCGCGGCCGACCCCGAGAAGGAACTCGGCGCCGCCTCCGTCGCCAAGTTCGGCCCCCACCTGCCGTTCCTCTTCAAGATCATCGCGGCGGGCAGCCCCCTCTCCCTCCAGGTCCACCCCGACCTCGCCCAGGCCCAGGCCGGCTACGCCGCCGAGGAGCAGGCCGGCATCCCCGTCGACGCGCCCCACCGCAACTACAAGGACGCCAACCACAAGCCCGAACTCGTCTGCGCCCTCACCCCGTTCGAGGGCCTGTGCGGCTTCCGGAACCCCGTCGAGACCGCCGACCTGCTCGCCGCGTGCGACGTCGACTCCCTCAAGCCGTACGTGGACCTGCTCCACGCACACCCCGAGGACGCCGCGCTCCGCGAGGTCCTGACGGCCGTCCTGACCGCCGACCCGGACGACATGGCCGCCACCGTCGCCGCCACCGCCGCCGCCTGCGCCCGCCTCGGCGGCGCCCACGCCCCGTACGCCGGCCTCGCCCACCACTTCCCCGGCGACCCCGGCGTCATCGCCGCCATGCTGCTCAACCACATCGTGCTCCAGCCCGGCGAAGCCCTCTTCCTCGGCGCGGGCGTCCCGCACGCCTACATCGGCGGACTCGGCGTCGAGATCATGGCCAACTCCGACAACGTGCTGCGCTGCGGCCTCACCCCCAAGCACGTCGACGTCCCCGAACTCCTGCGCGTCGTCCGCTTCGACGCCGGCGAACCGCGCGTCCTGCGCCCCGAGGCATCCCCGGCCGGCGAAGAGGTCTACGAGACCCCCATCGACGAATTCCGCCTCTCCCGCTACGTACGCCCCGAAGGCGCCACCCCGGTCGACCTCACCACCCCGACCCCGCAGATCCTCCTGGCCACCGCCGGCACCCCCCACGTCGACGGCACCGCCCTCGCCCCCGGCCGCTCCGTCTTCGTCCCCGCAGGCGAAAAGGCAGAACTGTCCGGTATGGGAACGCTCTTCCGTGCCACAGTAGTGGCCTGA
- a CDS encoding RDD family protein translates to MSEVVTGDAVVLGLQPARLPSRAFALIIDLVIVWAAYLLISLGLALATASLDEAAVMAVSIASFLLVLVGGPIAVETLTRGRSVGKLVCGLRVVRDDGGPIRFRHALVRGAIGMVEITMTFGVVACIASLVSERGRRIGDVFAGTLVVRERIPAARTTAVPPPPPWLVGRFAHLDLSAVPDDLWLRIRQYLTRTQQLDPVVGRALAERLADELVARTGTPPPPGVPAAAFLAGVVHERQTRDARRVAAAASAVVSSAAAGARAVAGPGAPLFSAPAAPPVSSPAAGHAGGPREDVEQPRPAATGFAPPA, encoded by the coding sequence ATGAGTGAGGTCGTGACGGGTGACGCCGTCGTTCTCGGGCTGCAGCCGGCGCGGCTGCCCAGCCGGGCGTTCGCCCTGATCATCGATCTCGTCATCGTGTGGGCCGCGTATCTGCTGATATCTCTCGGCCTGGCGCTCGCGACGGCCTCCCTCGACGAGGCGGCGGTCATGGCGGTGTCGATCGCGTCGTTCCTGCTCGTCCTGGTCGGCGGGCCGATAGCCGTGGAGACGCTGACCCGTGGGCGCTCGGTCGGCAAGCTGGTGTGCGGGTTGCGCGTGGTGCGTGACGACGGCGGGCCCATCCGGTTCCGGCACGCGCTGGTGCGCGGTGCGATCGGGATGGTGGAGATCACGATGACGTTCGGCGTCGTCGCGTGCATCGCGTCCCTCGTGTCGGAGCGGGGACGCCGGATCGGTGACGTGTTCGCCGGGACGCTGGTCGTGCGGGAGCGGATTCCCGCGGCGCGGACGACTGCCGTGCCTCCTCCGCCGCCGTGGCTCGTCGGGCGGTTCGCGCATCTGGATCTGTCCGCCGTGCCTGACGATCTGTGGCTGCGCATACGGCAGTACCTGACGCGGACGCAGCAGCTGGACCCGGTGGTGGGCCGGGCGCTGGCCGAGCGGCTCGCCGATGAGCTGGTGGCGCGTACGGGTACTCCGCCGCCGCCCGGTGTTCCTGCCGCGGCTTTCCTGGCCGGTGTGGTGCACGAGCGGCAGACGCGTGATGCGCGGCGCGTCGCGGCGGCTGCTTCGGCGGTGGTGTCGTCCGCTGCGGCTGGTGCTCGTGCGGTGGCCGGGCCCGGTGCGCCGCTCTTCTCCGCGCCCGCTGCTCCTCCGGTTTCCTCCCCGGCTGCCGGGCACGCGGGCGGCCCGCGGGAGGACGTCGAGCAGCCGAGGCCGGCGGCCACCGGGTTCGCCCCTCCCGCCTAA